A window of Natrinema salifodinae contains these coding sequences:
- a CDS encoding LLM class flavin-dependent oxidoreductase — MDVGLMVTAFGDVDLADVAVRAEDRGYDAVWVGELWGASGVVQATEMACRTDEIGIGTAILNVYSRSPAVLAMTAASLDAAADGRFTLGLGTSTPTAVEGLHGMAFDRPVRRAHETIELIREFTAGTGEPVDYRGELLEAADFPSIEASVPIYHAGLGPANRRVVGRLCDGWIPHNIPFSRLDDAFEEVAGAARERDRDPDEIAIAPYVPSAVSDDPETARETLRRHIAYYVGSGEGYRRAVATKFSDEADRISDAWRSGDRAAAADAVTDEMLGDLGVAGTPDRAREQLRTLVDETGIDQPIVVVPEPASNEVAEATIEALAPERL, encoded by the coding sequence ATGGATGTCGGACTCATGGTGACGGCCTTCGGCGATGTTGACCTCGCAGACGTCGCCGTCCGGGCCGAAGATCGGGGCTACGACGCCGTCTGGGTCGGCGAGCTCTGGGGCGCGAGCGGCGTCGTCCAAGCGACCGAGATGGCCTGTCGGACGGACGAGATCGGGATCGGAACCGCGATTCTGAACGTCTACTCGCGGTCGCCGGCCGTCCTCGCGATGACCGCGGCCTCGCTCGACGCCGCCGCCGACGGTCGGTTCACGCTCGGCCTGGGGACGAGCACGCCCACGGCCGTCGAGGGCCTCCACGGGATGGCCTTCGACCGGCCGGTGCGACGCGCCCACGAGACGATCGAACTGATCCGCGAGTTCACCGCGGGCACCGGTGAGCCGGTCGACTACCGAGGCGAACTGCTCGAGGCGGCCGACTTCCCCTCGATCGAGGCGTCGGTGCCGATCTACCACGCCGGCCTCGGCCCGGCCAACCGCCGCGTCGTCGGTCGCCTCTGCGACGGCTGGATCCCGCACAACATTCCGTTCTCGCGGCTCGACGACGCCTTCGAGGAGGTCGCCGGGGCCGCGCGCGAGCGCGACCGAGACCCGGACGAGATCGCGATCGCACCGTACGTCCCCTCGGCGGTCAGCGACGATCCGGAAACGGCCCGCGAGACGCTGCGTCGCCACATCGCCTACTACGTCGGCAGCGGCGAGGGCTACCGCCGGGCGGTCGCGACGAAATTCTCGGACGAAGCGGATCGGATCTCCGACGCCTGGCGATCCGGCGACAGGGCCGCCGCCGCGGACGCGGTGACCGACGAGATGCTCGGCGACCTCGGGGTGGCCGGGACGCCGGATCGGGCGCGCGAGCAACTCCGGACGCTCGTCGACGAGACGGGGATCGACCAGCCGATCGTCGTCGTTCCGGAACCGGCCTCGAACGAGGTGGCCGAGGCGACGATCGAGGCGCTCGCGCCCGAGCGACTGTAG
- the nadC gene encoding carboxylating nicotinate-nucleotide diphosphorylase, translating to MLTDAQIERWLREDVGHHDVTNQVPGETAGRLVAKQSGVAAGLEAAGAVFEYLGVDVRERLADGIAVDPDDELLRVEGPAREVLRGERVAVNLASHASGIAARTRQAVAAARTESDDVAVAATRKTTPGLRGLEKRAVVAGGGDTHRLDLSHMVMVKDNHVAEMGLEAAIEHFRERTSFATKLDVEVETVADAPRAAAAGADVVLLDNMSPDETRAAVAELAGYEDVLAEASGGITVDDVPDYAATGVDVISMGSLTHSAPSLDLSFRTGR from the coding sequence ATGCTCACCGACGCTCAAATCGAACGCTGGCTCCGCGAGGACGTCGGCCACCACGACGTGACGAATCAGGTGCCGGGCGAGACCGCGGGTCGCCTGGTCGCCAAACAGTCGGGGGTCGCCGCCGGCCTCGAGGCCGCGGGCGCGGTCTTCGAATACCTCGGCGTCGACGTCCGCGAGCGCCTCGCGGACGGGATCGCGGTCGACCCGGACGACGAACTGCTCCGCGTCGAGGGACCGGCCCGCGAGGTACTTCGGGGTGAGCGCGTCGCGGTCAACCTGGCGAGTCACGCCTCGGGGATCGCGGCCCGGACTCGCCAGGCGGTCGCGGCCGCGCGGACCGAGTCCGACGACGTCGCGGTCGCCGCGACCAGGAAGACGACGCCTGGCCTGCGCGGACTCGAGAAGCGGGCCGTCGTCGCGGGCGGCGGCGACACCCACCGGCTCGACCTCTCCCACATGGTGATGGTCAAGGATAACCACGTCGCGGAGATGGGACTCGAGGCTGCGATCGAGCACTTCCGAGAGCGGACCTCGTTCGCGACGAAGCTCGACGTCGAGGTCGAGACCGTCGCCGACGCGCCGCGAGCGGCCGCGGCGGGCGCGGACGTCGTCCTTCTCGACAACATGTCGCCCGACGAGACGCGGGCGGCCGTCGCGGAACTCGCCGGCTACGAGGACGTGCTGGCCGAGGCCAGCGGCGGGATCACCGTCGACGACGTGCCCGACTACGCCGCGACGGGCGTCGACGTGATCTCGATGGGGTCGCTCACCCACTCGGCGCCGTCGCTGGACCTGTCGTTCCGAACCGGCCGGTAG
- a CDS encoding L-aspartate oxidase: MTATATNHDTTDVLVVGSGIAGCAAALAAARAGADVRLLTKATKPDDASTDRAQGGISTTRGDPGSLKRDILAASDGTADPDAVGVLVENADDAVEDVLIDTLGIEFDESGDGGFDYAREAAHSDRRILHVDAATGSHILRPFLNHVDDHDRIDVRQDTAALELITAEGRVHGVVTDEDPTGKPIYAGATVLATGGIGALYGQSTNPDDATGDGIAMAALAGADVKDLEYVQFHPTASAGEDPFLLSEALRGEGAVLRNGDGERFMDDYHPDAELAPRDIVARAVATERQATGDVVLDVGPVEFESAFPAVAEKCRDRGIEGDEIPVAPCEHFCCGGIAVDDRGRASLDRLYAVGECARTGVHGANRLASTSLLEGLVWGLRAGADATGFDSEVVEAPSLCDSDPELPERFAAEKFARLRRTMDESLGLERDPDEIARASAVLRRLKGEVDAYTRTRTARDLYELRNASVVALLIARAAAENAESRGCHYVATDGDGDGGGNDELPAERPADD; encoded by the coding sequence ATGACCGCCACCGCTACAAACCACGACACCACGGACGTGCTCGTCGTCGGCAGCGGCATCGCTGGCTGTGCGGCCGCGCTCGCGGCGGCTAGGGCGGGCGCCGACGTCCGCCTGCTGACGAAAGCGACGAAACCCGACGACGCCAGCACCGACCGGGCGCAGGGCGGCATCTCGACGACCCGCGGGGATCCCGGCTCGCTCAAACGGGATATCCTCGCGGCCAGCGACGGCACCGCCGACCCCGACGCGGTCGGTGTCCTCGTCGAGAACGCCGACGACGCCGTCGAGGACGTGCTCATCGACACGCTCGGAATCGAGTTTGACGAGTCCGGAGACGGCGGGTTCGACTACGCGCGCGAGGCCGCCCACTCCGACCGCCGAATCCTCCACGTCGACGCCGCCACCGGTTCGCACATCCTGCGACCGTTCTTGAACCACGTCGACGATCACGACCGCATCGACGTCCGCCAGGATACCGCCGCGCTCGAACTGATCACCGCGGAGGGGCGCGTCCACGGCGTGGTTACCGACGAAGACCCGACCGGAAAACCGATCTACGCCGGCGCGACCGTCCTCGCGACGGGTGGCATCGGCGCGCTCTACGGCCAGTCGACCAACCCCGACGACGCGACCGGGGACGGCATCGCCATGGCCGCGCTCGCGGGCGCCGACGTCAAGGACCTCGAGTACGTCCAGTTCCACCCCACGGCCTCCGCCGGCGAGGACCCGTTCCTGCTCTCGGAAGCCCTCCGGGGCGAAGGGGCGGTTCTCCGCAACGGCGACGGCGAGCGGTTCATGGACGACTACCACCCGGACGCCGAACTCGCGCCCCGCGACATCGTCGCCCGCGCGGTCGCGACAGAGCGCCAGGCGACCGGCGACGTCGTCCTCGACGTGGGTCCCGTCGAGTTCGAGTCGGCGTTTCCCGCCGTCGCCGAGAAATGCCGCGATCGGGGCATCGAGGGCGACGAGATCCCCGTCGCCCCCTGCGAGCACTTCTGCTGTGGCGGCATCGCCGTCGACGACCGCGGCCGCGCTAGCCTCGATCGCCTCTACGCCGTCGGCGAGTGCGCCCGGACCGGCGTTCACGGCGCGAACCGCCTGGCGAGTACCAGTCTGCTCGAGGGTCTGGTTTGGGGGCTGCGGGCGGGCGCGGATGCGACCGGCTTCGACTCCGAAGTCGTCGAGGCGCCCAGCCTCTGCGACAGCGATCCCGAGCTGCCCGAGCGCTTCGCCGCCGAGAAATTCGCGCGCCTGCGGCGGACGATGGATGAGTCCCTGGGCCTCGAGCGCGATCCCGACGAGATCGCCCGCGCGAGCGCCGTCCTCCGGCGGCTCAAGGGCGAGGTCGACGCCTACACCCGAACGCGGACGGCGCGGGACCTCTACGAACTCCGCAACGCCAGCGTCGTCGCGCTGTTGATCGCGCGTGCGGCCGCCGAGAACGCCGAATCGAGGGGGTGTCACTACGTCGCGACGGACGGCGACGGAGACGGCGGCGGCAACGACGAACTGCCCGCGGAGCGCCCGGCCGACGATTGA
- a CDS encoding DUF2267 domain-containing protein has product MGTSYTDFVGEVQHRIEAGTQAEAVRTTRAVLETLGERVDEGGATDIASPLPMEIDRYLLEPEHGQQFDFDEFVTRVHDRLNYEDLNLDTGYGRPSSVDESDAVFRAKAVVALVSEQVPGGEMANVEDQLPGEFAELFELVDAETKPWEEA; this is encoded by the coding sequence ATGGGCACGAGTTACACCGATTTCGTCGGCGAGGTACAGCACCGAATCGAGGCCGGGACGCAGGCCGAGGCCGTGCGCACGACGCGGGCGGTCCTCGAGACCCTCGGCGAGCGCGTCGACGAGGGCGGCGCAACCGACATCGCGAGCCCGCTGCCGATGGAGATCGACCGCTACTTGCTCGAACCCGAGCACGGCCAGCAGTTCGACTTCGACGAGTTCGTCACGCGGGTCCACGACCGGTTGAACTACGAGGACTTGAATCTTGATACCGGCTACGGACGTCCGTCGAGCGTCGACGAGTCCGACGCGGTGTTCCGAGCCAAGGCGGTCGTCGCGCTGGTGAGCGAGCAGGTCCCCGGCGGAGAGATGGCCAACGTCGAGGACCAACTCCCCGGCGAGTTCGCCGAACTGTTCGAACTCGTCGACGCCGAGACCAAGCCCTGGGAAGAGGCCTAA
- a CDS encoding cupredoxin domain-containing protein — protein MGHYRRWVLRLTGGTVAAALAGCTGGGEPSIERTTAVTMADAQFDPRNAAVETGATVTWTNEDDTAHTVTSASDDWTKDAEVAAGEETTHTFEADGVYDVYCRFDGDADLSGMSMKVGVGDAAIEDPLGDDDGSGGGYYRAE, from the coding sequence ATGGGACACTACAGGCGGTGGGTGCTCCGACTGACCGGAGGGACGGTCGCCGCCGCCCTCGCCGGTTGCACCGGCGGTGGCGAGCCGAGCATCGAACGGACCACGGCCGTGACGATGGCGGACGCACAGTTCGATCCGCGAAACGCCGCCGTCGAGACCGGTGCGACGGTCACGTGGACGAACGAGGACGACACCGCTCACACGGTGACGAGCGCCTCGGACGACTGGACGAAAGACGCGGAAGTCGCGGCCGGCGAGGAGACGACCCACACGTTCGAGGCGGACGGGGTGTACGACGTCTACTGCCGTTTCGACGGCGACGCGGATCTCTCGGGGATGAGCATGAAGGTCGGCGTCGGCGACGCCGCCATCGAGGACCCGCTCGGCGACGACGACGGCTCCGGCGGCGGCTACTATCGAGCGGAGTGA
- the nadA gene encoding quinolinate synthase NadA: MVKMETAELETDLSLFKYDTLEQLPPRYRDLEEDERTERIEAALEELGDDVVILGHNYQRREIVEHADFVGDSYQLSKQAAAADAEYVVFGGVTFMAESADIITDDDQAVILPSMEASCPMAGMAEALQVDSAWAEITEAASDADIVPITYMNSYADLKAFCASQGGLVCTSSNAHRAFEYAFEKGDKVLFLPDKHLGENTAHRLGMADEIAEWDPWDPDGKDADEVAESDIILWDGYCQVHERFRVEHVDEIREEHPDANVVVHPECRREVVEAADVVGSTSTICETVAQADPDETWAIGTEIHLTNHLQRWHPEVTVLPLCGEACMDCNAMRQIDPNYLAWVLEELAEGREHNVIEVAPEEKELAEVALDRMLEI; encoded by the coding sequence ATGGTCAAAATGGAAACGGCGGAACTTGAAACCGACCTGAGTTTGTTCAAATACGACACGCTCGAACAACTTCCGCCACGATATCGGGACCTCGAAGAAGACGAGCGGACCGAACGCATCGAAGCGGCGCTCGAGGAACTCGGCGACGACGTCGTGATCCTCGGCCACAACTACCAGCGGCGGGAGATCGTCGAGCACGCCGACTTCGTCGGGGACTCGTACCAACTCTCGAAGCAAGCCGCCGCGGCCGACGCCGAGTACGTGGTCTTCGGCGGCGTGACGTTCATGGCCGAGAGCGCGGACATCATCACGGACGACGACCAGGCGGTGATCCTCCCGAGCATGGAGGCGTCGTGTCCGATGGCCGGGATGGCCGAGGCCCTCCAGGTCGACAGCGCCTGGGCCGAGATCACGGAAGCGGCGTCCGACGCCGACATCGTCCCGATCACCTACATGAACTCCTACGCGGACCTGAAGGCCTTCTGCGCGAGTCAGGGCGGACTCGTCTGCACCTCATCGAACGCACACCGAGCCTTCGAGTACGCCTTCGAGAAGGGCGACAAGGTCCTGTTCCTCCCGGACAAGCACCTCGGGGAGAACACCGCCCACCGGCTCGGGATGGCGGACGAGATCGCCGAGTGGGATCCCTGGGATCCCGACGGCAAGGACGCCGACGAGGTCGCCGAGAGCGACATTATCCTCTGGGACGGCTACTGCCAGGTCCACGAGCGGTTCCGCGTCGAGCACGTCGACGAGATTCGCGAGGAACACCCCGACGCGAACGTGGTCGTTCACCCCGAATGCCGCCGCGAGGTCGTCGAAGCCGCCGACGTCGTCGGCTCGACGAGTACGATCTGCGAGACCGTCGCCCAGGCGGACCCCGACGAGACGTGGGCCATCGGCACCGAGATCCACCTCACGAACCACCTGCAGCGCTGGCACCCCGAGGTGACCGTCCTGCCGCTGTGCGGCGAGGCCTGCATGGACTGCAACGCCATGCGACAGATCGACCCTAACTACCTCGCCTGGGTACTCGAGGAACTGGCCGAGGGCCGCGAACACAACGTGATCGAGGTCGCGCCCGAAGAGAAGGAACTGGCCGAGGTCGCGCTCGACCGCATGCTCGAGATCTAA
- a CDS encoding DUF7529 family protein: protein MTTDSSERETETEAGQATPTDDLWDELREDARAIAEDYREEGWDAVVLEPTDVSPVETDERTGLDVAVSAEEYEVVEDLIDGAVSITAADVYYRPLADEGSDRRVALTVERDEDGETAIFVPLTYDVSAARSVFEAALVEEELLLHVTADATDRWVSFSHDDPSLFLEEADVRAWSAE, encoded by the coding sequence ATGACGACGGACAGTTCGGAGCGGGAGACCGAGACGGAGGCCGGCCAGGCGACCCCGACGGACGACCTGTGGGACGAACTCCGCGAGGACGCGCGGGCCATCGCCGAGGACTACCGCGAGGAGGGCTGGGACGCCGTCGTCCTCGAGCCGACCGACGTCTCGCCGGTCGAGACCGACGAGCGCACCGGCCTCGACGTCGCGGTGTCAGCCGAGGAGTACGAGGTCGTCGAAGACCTCATCGACGGCGCGGTCTCCATCACTGCGGCCGACGTCTACTACCGCCCGCTCGCGGACGAGGGGAGCGACCGCCGGGTCGCCCTGACGGTCGAGCGCGACGAGGACGGCGAAACGGCGATTTTCGTGCCGCTCACCTACGACGTCTCGGCGGCACGATCGGTCTTCGAGGCGGCGCTCGTCGAGGAGGAACTACTGCTTCACGTGACGGCGGACGCGACGGACCGGTGGGTCTCCTTCTCGCACGACGACCCGTCGCTGTTCCTCGAGGAGGCCGACGTGCGGGCGTGGAGCGCGGAGTGA
- a CDS encoding serpin family protein: MEFDSRDRRTVLALSGAFLAGLAGCAGSGPTATERDPDRPDAGEDGEDGTGFEEYAIPEFPAIDPVTDPDVDPALLGDQVRGNVAFSLALLERLRDDSSDENLFFSPYSVSVALAMTYAGARGETAAEMADSLRYELEREDLHAAFGALETEFERRNEDGAEVDDPFGVGPDDGESPEDDEEDDLGFRLSSANSVWVDADYPVDENYLQLLEAYYETGGRLADFSGNPEDARRAINAWVEERTNDRIEDLLPADSVTRSTRLVLTNAVYFLAAWEREFDPADTEPAPFTSLDGSQTEVDLMHQAARFPYAEIDGHQIVELPYANGDTSMVVVLPAEGEFEAFESDLTVDRLATMLEATATKRVDLTLPKFGIESKFSLVEVMAELGMERAFGGGADFSGMVDGDGDGLAIDDIVHQSVVEVDEEGTEAAAATAVMVPTSAVERVELTVDRPFLFYVRDRPTETPLFVGRVVDGTTLQD, from the coding sequence ATGGAATTCGACAGCCGTGATAGGCGGACCGTTTTAGCACTCTCCGGGGCCTTCCTCGCAGGGCTCGCCGGCTGTGCTGGCAGCGGGCCGACTGCGACCGAACGCGATCCCGATCGCCCGGACGCGGGCGAGGACGGCGAAGACGGGACCGGCTTCGAGGAGTATGCCATCCCCGAGTTCCCTGCGATCGACCCCGTCACCGATCCCGACGTCGACCCCGCGCTGCTCGGCGACCAGGTCCGCGGGAACGTCGCGTTCTCGCTCGCGTTGCTCGAACGGCTGCGGGACGATTCGTCGGACGAGAACCTGTTTTTCTCGCCGTACAGCGTCTCGGTCGCGCTGGCGATGACCTACGCGGGCGCTCGCGGCGAGACGGCCGCCGAGATGGCCGACTCCCTGCGGTACGAACTCGAGCGCGAGGACCTCCACGCCGCCTTCGGCGCGCTCGAGACGGAGTTCGAGCGGCGCAACGAAGACGGTGCGGAAGTCGACGATCCGTTCGGTGTCGGACCGGACGACGGGGAGTCTCCCGAAGACGACGAGGAGGACGATCTCGGCTTCCGACTCTCGAGCGCGAACTCGGTCTGGGTCGACGCGGACTATCCGGTCGACGAGAACTACCTCCAACTGCTCGAAGCGTACTACGAGACCGGCGGCCGCCTGGCCGACTTCAGCGGCAATCCGGAGGACGCGCGCCGAGCGATCAACGCCTGGGTCGAAGAGCGGACGAACGATCGGATCGAGGACCTCCTGCCGGCGGACTCGGTCACGAGGTCGACCAGGCTCGTCCTGACGAACGCGGTATACTTCCTCGCGGCCTGGGAACGGGAGTTCGATCCGGCCGACACCGAGCCGGCGCCGTTCACGAGTCTCGACGGGAGCCAGACCGAGGTCGACCTGATGCACCAGGCCGCGCGGTTCCCGTACGCCGAAATCGACGGCCACCAGATCGTGGAGTTGCCCTACGCCAACGGCGACACCAGCATGGTCGTCGTGCTTCCCGCCGAGGGCGAGTTCGAGGCGTTCGAATCGGATCTCACCGTCGATCGCCTGGCGACGATGCTCGAGGCGACCGCGACGAAGCGGGTCGACCTGACGCTTCCGAAGTTCGGGATCGAGTCGAAATTTAGCCTCGTCGAGGTCATGGCGGAACTCGGCATGGAGCGGGCCTTCGGCGGGGGCGCGGACTTCAGCGGAATGGTCGACGGCGACGGTGACGGACTCGCCATCGACGATATCGTCCATCAGAGCGTCGTCGAGGTCGACGAAGAGGGAACCGAGGCGGCGGCCGCGACGGCCGTCATGGTTCCGACCTCGGCGGTAGAGCGCGTCGAGCTGACCGTCGACCGGCCGTTTCTCTTCTACGTTCGGGATCGGCCCACCGAAACGCCGCTCTTCGTCGGCCGCGTCGTCGATGGGACGACGCTTCAGGACTGA
- a CDS encoding lipoyl protein ligase domain-containing protein, with protein MRVFRGRAESIDADRDVSRRLLSVAADGDPAVRVWTPHRQVAFGRRDARREGYDRAREFARERGFPPVERDVGGRAVAYDGTTTLAFARAEPVADLRTGTTDRYERATAALERALRTLGLEPVRGEPDDSFCPGTHSLSVAVARTEPKASADGAGDDETGAPRRKLVGIAQRVRSDAALTAGIALVANREELADVLDEVYGALDVPFDPSSVGTVADAGGPSDPETVRTAIEESLIGDATDVSVVSAGDRP; from the coding sequence ATGCGCGTGTTTCGCGGGCGAGCGGAATCGATCGACGCCGATCGCGACGTGAGCCGCCGGCTGCTCTCCGTGGCCGCCGACGGCGATCCCGCCGTCCGCGTCTGGACGCCGCACCGTCAGGTCGCCTTCGGTCGCCGCGACGCTCGCCGCGAGGGGTACGACCGCGCCCGCGAGTTCGCACGCGAGCGCGGCTTTCCGCCGGTCGAGCGCGACGTCGGCGGGCGAGCGGTCGCCTACGACGGGACGACGACCCTGGCCTTCGCCCGCGCCGAACCGGTCGCTGACCTGCGGACCGGCACGACCGATCGGTACGAGCGCGCAACGGCTGCCCTCGAACGGGCGCTCCGAACGCTCGGACTCGAGCCGGTTCGGGGCGAGCCGGACGACTCGTTTTGCCCCGGAACGCACTCGCTTTCGGTGGCGGTCGCGAGGACGGAGCCGAAAGCGAGCGCCGATGGCGCGGGCGACGATGAGACGGGCGCGCCGCGACGGAAACTCGTCGGTATCGCCCAACGTGTCCGGAGCGACGCCGCCCTCACCGCCGGCATCGCCCTCGTCGCCAACCGCGAGGAACTCGCGGACGTACTCGACGAGGTCTACGGCGCACTCGACGTGCCGTTCGATCCGTCCTCGGTCGGCACCGTCGCGGACGCGGGCGGTCCCTCGGATCCCGAGACAGTTCGCACGGCGATCGAGGAATCTCTGATCGGTGACGCGACCGACGTTTCCGTCGTCAGCGCCGGTGACCGACCGTAA
- the gfo6 gene encoding D-xylose 1-dehydrogenase Gfo6, whose product MALEDAFANFTRRDWEDEPVEGTVRLAVIGVGGFARQRALPAIADGRYCESTTLVTSSPERAADVAEEYGISHVIDYDAFLDGDGADAYDAVYVATPNALHGRYAIAAAERGNHVICEKPLETTLERTQEIVDACADAGVTLMPAYRLQTEPTVRRARDLIRDGVIGDVVQVHGGFSHPLLESAGPDTWRLDPELAGGGALVDLGIYPLNTTRFILDAEPTGVYATTHSSGEPFDAVEEHIAFQLEFERGATASCTASLDAHASSQLDLIGTEGKIHIESPFGGVVPQEMVVESGDVRMEYTGPPVDEVCEEFDYFGYCVLTDTDPEPDGEDGLTDLRAIEAAYESAETGRRVGVA is encoded by the coding sequence ATGGCACTCGAAGACGCGTTCGCGAACTTCACGCGACGGGACTGGGAGGACGAACCGGTCGAGGGAACGGTTCGACTCGCCGTGATCGGGGTCGGCGGGTTCGCGCGCCAGCGCGCGCTGCCCGCGATCGCCGACGGGCGCTACTGCGAGTCGACGACGCTGGTCACGAGTTCACCCGAACGCGCGGCGGACGTCGCCGAGGAGTACGGCATCTCGCACGTCATCGACTACGATGCCTTCCTCGACGGAGACGGTGCGGACGCCTACGACGCAGTTTATGTCGCGACGCCGAACGCGCTGCACGGCCGGTACGCGATCGCGGCGGCCGAGCGCGGGAATCACGTCATCTGCGAGAAACCCCTCGAGACGACCCTCGAACGAACGCAGGAGATCGTCGATGCCTGCGCCGACGCCGGCGTGACACTGATGCCGGCCTACCGATTGCAGACGGAACCGACGGTCCGACGGGCGCGGGACCTAATTCGGGACGGCGTCATCGGCGACGTCGTGCAGGTCCACGGCGGCTTCTCGCATCCGCTGCTCGAGAGCGCGGGGCCCGACACCTGGCGACTCGATCCGGAACTGGCCGGCGGCGGCGCACTGGTCGACCTCGGGATCTACCCGCTGAACACGACCAGGTTCATCCTTGACGCGGAACCGACGGGCGTCTACGCCACGACCCACTCCAGCGGCGAGCCCTTCGACGCGGTCGAGGAACACATCGCGTTCCAACTGGAGTTCGAACGCGGCGCGACGGCCTCGTGTACCGCCAGCCTCGACGCACACGCCAGCAGCCAACTCGACCTGATCGGCACCGAGGGAAAAATTCACATCGAGTCGCCGTTCGGCGGCGTCGTCCCCCAAGAGATGGTCGTCGAGAGCGGCGACGTCCGGATGGAGTACACCGGCCCGCCGGTCGACGAGGTCTGCGAGGAGTTCGACTACTTCGGCTACTGCGTGCTGACCGACACCGATCCCGAGCCCGACGGCGAGGACGGCCTGACGGACCTGCGCGCGATCGAGGCCGCCTACGAGTCAGCCGAGACCGGGCGCCGGGTGGGGGTGGCGTGA